A stretch of Bacillus spongiae DNA encodes these proteins:
- a CDS encoding DUF2533 family protein, producing MSVHKAITKLTKKHNEIASQFATLEQQREVFISEAIHLCQQNKSFTTNKINSITNEMNELAKSGVVPQRKLVSEEMVKEYVGRLNQS from the coding sequence ATGAGTGTACATAAAGCGATAACTAAACTAACCAAAAAGCATAATGAAATCGCCTCACAATTTGCTACATTAGAGCAACAACGTGAAGTATTTATTTCCGAGGCTATACATTTATGTCAGCAAAACAAATCGTTTACAACTAATAAAATTAACTCTATTACAAACGAAATGAATGAGCTGGCCAAATCAGGTGTCGTTCCCCAACGTAAACTTGTTTCAGAAGAAATGGTAAAGGAATATGTGGGCCGACTTAATCAGTCATAA
- a CDS encoding DUF5365 family protein has product MKIQSASTEMQEEKIRNLINYFYVRIFPMYFSEQEIQLYKKMNVLYISPQNREFLGTLRESFTVISCLDTLISIIESSDVNQNQHHYEQMFVRNVEILSQKDVFFPFSYALFVQKLNQFDPLTVFDKPANEYLA; this is encoded by the coding sequence GTGAAAATTCAATCTGCATCGACGGAAATGCAAGAAGAGAAAATCCGCAATCTTATTAATTATTTTTATGTACGTATTTTTCCTATGTATTTCTCTGAACAAGAAATTCAACTGTATAAGAAGATGAATGTACTGTATATCTCTCCACAAAATCGCGAGTTCCTAGGGACGTTAAGAGAATCGTTTACGGTTATTTCTTGTCTTGATACGTTGATTTCCATTATTGAATCTAGTGATGTTAACCAAAACCAACATCACTATGAGCAAATGTTTGTGAGAAATGTAGAAATTTTATCACAAAAGGATGTATTTTTTCCTTTTTCCTATGCTCTTTTTGTACAAAAACTAAATCAATTTGATCCGCTTACTGTTTTTGATAAGCCAGCTAATGAATATTTAGCTTAA